ATCATGATTCAAGGCATTCAAGGCAACCCAACGGTCTACCTCAACGGCGAGTGGCTTCCATTGGCCGAGGCAAAGGTCTCGGTTCTGGACCGAGGCTTTGTGTTTGGCGATGGCATCTATGAGGTTGTGCCCTCGTATAGCCGCAAGCCCTTTCGCCTGGAGTCCCATCTTCGCCGCCTGCAACGCAGTCTTGCTGCAGTCCGCATCAAATCACCCTTTGACCATGACCAATGGGCAGCCTTCTTTCAAGATGTCATCGCCCATAACGACGGCGAAGATCAGTTTGTGTATGTGCAGGTGACTCGCGGCGTGGCCAAACGTGACCACCTGTTTCCATCGCCCGAAGTTAGCCCGACTGTCTTTGCCATGTCGACTCCGTTTACCCGGCCAGGGCCGGATCTGCGAGAAAAAGGCCTCTCGGTCGTGAGCTTGCCTGACGAACGTTGGCTTCACTGCGACATCAAGGCGGTGGCTTTACTGGGCAACGTTTTGGCCCGCCAGGCAGCCGCTGATCGCGGTGCCGATGAGGCCGTGATGTTTCGAGATGGTTTTCTGACCGAAGGTGCGGCCTGCAACATTTGGATTGTGAAAGATGGTGTGCTCTGTGCGC
The nucleotide sequence above comes from beta proteobacterium MWH-UniP1. Encoded proteins:
- a CDS encoding D-amino acid aminotransferase, which translates into the protein MIQGIQGNPTVYLNGEWLPLAEAKVSVLDRGFVFGDGIYEVVPSYSRKPFRLESHLRRLQRSLAAVRIKSPFDHDQWAAFFQDVIAHNDGEDQFVYVQVTRGVAKRDHLFPSPEVSPTVFAMSTPFTRPGPDLREKGLSVVSLPDERWLHCDIKAVALLGNVLARQAAADRGADEAVMFRDGFLTEGAACNIWIVKDGVLCAPLKNHLVLEGVRYGLMEEVAERLGIPVQIRRIRHAEVTHADEMLITSATKEVLPVVRMDQRPVGHPSHAGQPGPIYRKIRQAYDEAIDAVRLA